In the genome of Nitrospira japonica, one region contains:
- a CDS encoding NHL domain-containing protein, translating to METEVQLALGYIETFAGNGKARSTGDGKRAVKAGIPLPHHAAVDRDERWLYFAESGSDRVRRVDLQEGTLHNFAGIGETCYSGDEGLCGEAGLYLPLDVAFDSRNDLYICDSGSNRIRKVAHDTGIITTVVGTGQHGFNGDGPALDVNLTWPAAIAFDKDDVLYIADTQAHRIRRYDPSSGMVTTIAGTWTAEDDAREQPLVARNLVVLSGDAIGIDFSDDHGWLMPVCSDGLDMSMYLDDGRPALDARLYDVVGIGVDRKGHVIIVDKGSNRVRKVDRETGVISTVAGVCRYGYDGDGKPAVRAMLHAPEAVVLDDEDNLYVSDTMNHRVRRVDAVTGIITTVAGNGDSGYEDKNMGGCGAARFVAKEAAGGLKHGDGLLGVDAVVNSPVGLSLDSRGHLYICERGENKIRRVRLR from the coding sequence ATGGAAACAGAAGTTCAGCTGGCACTGGGCTATATCGAAACGTTTGCCGGGAACGGAAAGGCACGCAGCACCGGAGACGGAAAACGCGCCGTGAAAGCCGGTATTCCTTTACCGCATCACGCCGCCGTGGACCGAGACGAGCGGTGGCTGTATTTTGCCGAGTCCGGGTCCGACCGAGTTCGACGCGTCGATCTCCAGGAAGGCACCCTCCACAACTTCGCCGGAATAGGTGAAACCTGCTATAGCGGTGATGAAGGCCTCTGCGGGGAAGCCGGGTTGTATCTGCCGCTTGACGTCGCATTCGACTCCCGTAATGATCTCTATATCTGTGACTCCGGCAGTAATCGCATCAGAAAAGTCGCCCATGACACGGGAATCATTACCACCGTCGTCGGAACGGGACAGCATGGCTTCAACGGGGACGGCCCGGCGTTGGATGTGAATCTGACCTGGCCCGCCGCGATCGCGTTTGACAAGGACGATGTCCTGTATATCGCGGATACTCAGGCCCACAGGATTCGCCGGTACGACCCCTCCTCCGGCATGGTCACCACGATCGCGGGAACCTGGACGGCCGAGGACGACGCTCGGGAGCAGCCGTTGGTCGCCAGAAACCTCGTCGTGCTGTCGGGAGACGCCATCGGAATCGATTTCAGCGACGATCACGGATGGCTGATGCCCGTGTGCTCCGATGGGTTGGATATGTCCATGTATCTCGACGACGGTCGCCCGGCTTTGGACGCGCGTCTCTATGATGTGGTCGGCATCGGTGTGGACCGTAAGGGACATGTCATCATCGTCGACAAGGGAAGCAATCGTGTGCGAAAGGTCGATCGAGAGACCGGTGTGATTTCGACCGTGGCCGGTGTCTGTCGGTACGGATATGACGGCGATGGAAAGCCGGCCGTCCGTGCGATGCTGCATGCTCCTGAGGCCGTCGTATTGGATGACGAGGACAACCTATACGTTTCCGATACGATGAACCATCGTGTTCGTCGGGTGGATGCGGTCACCGGGATCATCACCACCGTCGCCGGCAACGGCGACAGCGGATATGAAGACAAGAACATGGGCGGCTGCGGTGCTGCGCGATTCGTGGCGAAGGAGGCGGCCGGAGGACTGAAACACGGCGATGGACTCTTGGGCGTGGACGCGGTCGTGAATTCTCCTGTCGGGCTCTCACTGGATTCGCGCGGGCACCTCTACATCTGTGAGCGTGGGGAAAACAAGATTCGTCGCGTGCGACTTCGGTAG
- a CDS encoding 4Fe-4S dicluster domain-containing protein codes for MAIDPKYGRRDFLKDSVLSVAKAAREYSQHAEALPEKVAPAPRTDWLRPPGAVAEPLFLDRCTQCSDCAKACPHGAIVFHQGDGTPIIFPDQAPCMLCEDLPCVAACGTEALVSVPSRDYVRMGTAVVSHRLCTAGQGCHACASKCPTEALSMDFDEQRLLVSGERCVGCGVCEQVCKTVNDHIAIRVTPYRLLSPAC; via the coding sequence ATGGCTATTGATCCCAAATATGGTCGTCGGGATTTTCTCAAGGACTCGGTGCTGTCCGTCGCCAAGGCTGCACGCGAGTATTCCCAGCATGCAGAGGCGCTTCCCGAAAAAGTCGCCCCTGCTCCAAGAACCGATTGGTTGCGCCCGCCGGGAGCGGTCGCCGAACCGTTGTTCCTGGATCGATGTACCCAGTGCAGTGATTGTGCGAAAGCCTGCCCGCACGGCGCCATCGTTTTTCATCAGGGAGACGGGACGCCGATCATCTTTCCCGATCAGGCGCCATGCATGCTCTGCGAAGATCTTCCTTGTGTCGCAGCCTGTGGGACAGAAGCCCTCGTTTCGGTGCCGAGTCGCGACTACGTGCGCATGGGGACAGCGGTCGTCTCCCATCGTCTATGTACGGCGGGGCAAGGTTGTCATGCCTGCGCGTCGAAATGTCCCACCGAGGCGTTATCGATGGATTTTGACGAACAGCGGCTGCTGGTTTCCGGAGAGCGATGCGTCGGGTGCGGCGTGTGCGAGCAGGTCTGTAAGACTGTCAATGACCATATTGCGATCCGCGTGACGCCATACCGGCTGCTGTCCCCGGCCTGCTAA
- a CDS encoding B12-binding domain-containing radical SAM protein, whose protein sequence is MKVSLLFPPTWHPSQPYLSLPSLTGFLTQAGVPNVSQRDLGIELLDDIVTQAYGIELYQGLIDKKNALEREHRGETGPGSAEHLARIVESLDRFPYLVDRIEPAKATLRGEGFYDMEGYRESLFLIDKWLEVLSSLYFPTRLTVVDNQFSTYSIYSSKDLMKVIRDEQQNPYIALFRERFIPSIVRDHAELVGVSITATSQIIPGLTLCRLIKEAAPDIHITIGGSIFTRLVDNLRRCPSLFEITDDIVVFEGETALLELVNQMAGKKDFSKVPNLIYRQNDRIIVNQPFYSENVNQLPAPNYDGFPLDRYLSPEPVLPVQFSRGCYYKDCAFCALTLDHQNFRQKDPGRTIEELEWLKQRYGVRRFFFTDECFALSPTKRLCQQMIDRRLDIKWTCEMRFEKHLTKELLSSMHDAGCLKIVFGLESFNQRIMDFMKKGIQQEWVRRIANDCVDLGIAVHCYIIVGFPTEKEEEALETMNFIVDNKKLHDSYGFSCQPCLFDLEKEAPIMSDPGGYGIRRIMRPSAEDLSLGFFYEVQEGMTPDQAERLYQHVYEKVSEVVCELPFNYSMADGLLYIARAKSETERAAVARS, encoded by the coding sequence ATGAAAGTCTCCTTGCTTTTCCCTCCGACGTGGCATCCGTCCCAACCATATCTGAGCCTCCCGTCACTCACGGGGTTTCTCACTCAAGCTGGTGTTCCGAACGTCTCGCAGCGTGATCTCGGGATCGAGCTGCTCGACGATATCGTGACGCAGGCCTATGGCATCGAACTCTATCAGGGCCTGATCGATAAGAAGAATGCGCTTGAGCGGGAACACCGGGGAGAGACGGGACCAGGCAGCGCGGAACATCTCGCGAGGATCGTGGAATCGCTGGATCGGTTCCCATATCTCGTCGATCGCATCGAGCCGGCGAAAGCGACCTTGCGTGGCGAAGGTTTCTATGACATGGAGGGATACCGAGAAAGCCTGTTTCTGATCGATAAGTGGTTGGAAGTGCTCTCGAGCTTGTATTTCCCGACCAGGCTCACGGTCGTGGACAACCAATTCAGCACCTATTCCATTTATTCCTCAAAAGATTTGATGAAGGTCATCCGTGACGAGCAGCAGAATCCGTACATTGCGCTGTTCCGGGAGCGCTTCATTCCGTCGATTGTGCGGGATCATGCGGAACTCGTCGGGGTATCGATCACGGCCACTTCGCAGATCATTCCCGGGTTGACGCTGTGCCGTTTGATCAAGGAAGCGGCCCCGGATATTCACATCACCATCGGGGGAAGCATTTTCACGCGGCTGGTCGATAATCTGCGCCGGTGTCCCAGCCTGTTCGAAATCACCGACGACATCGTCGTCTTCGAAGGCGAAACCGCCCTGCTGGAATTGGTCAATCAGATGGCCGGGAAAAAGGATTTCAGCAAGGTTCCCAATCTGATTTATCGCCAGAACGACCGGATCATCGTCAATCAGCCGTTTTATTCCGAAAACGTCAATCAGCTTCCGGCCCCCAATTACGACGGATTTCCGCTCGACCGATACTTGTCCCCCGAGCCGGTGTTGCCCGTGCAATTTTCACGGGGCTGCTATTACAAAGATTGCGCGTTTTGTGCGCTCACGCTTGATCACCAGAACTTCCGCCAAAAGGACCCGGGCCGGACGATTGAAGAATTGGAATGGCTCAAGCAGCGATACGGGGTCCGGCGGTTCTTTTTTACCGATGAATGCTTCGCCTTGTCGCCGACCAAGCGATTGTGCCAACAAATGATCGACCGGCGGCTCGATATCAAGTGGACCTGCGAGATGAGATTCGAAAAACATCTCACGAAGGAACTCTTGTCCTCCATGCACGATGCCGGTTGCCTGAAGATCGTGTTCGGGTTGGAATCGTTCAACCAGCGGATCATGGATTTCATGAAGAAGGGCATCCAGCAGGAATGGGTCCGCCGCATCGCGAACGATTGTGTGGATCTCGGCATTGCCGTCCACTGCTACATCATCGTGGGATTCCCAACCGAGAAAGAGGAGGAAGCGCTTGAGACGATGAATTTCATCGTCGATAACAAGAAGCTCCACGATTCGTACGGATTTTCCTGCCAGCCCTGCCTCTTCGACCTCGAAAAGGAAGCTCCTATCATGAGTGATCCAGGCGGATACGGCATTCGACGGATCATGCGGCCGTCGGCGGAAGATCTGAGCCTGGGATTTTTCTATGAGGTGCAGGAAGGCATGACCCCGGATCAAGCGGAGCGGCTGTACCAACATGTGTACGAAAAGGTCAGCGAAGTCGTGTGCGAGTTGCCGTTCAACTACTCGATGGCGGATGGTCTTCTGTATATCGCGCGGGCGAAATCGGAAACCGAACGGGCGGCGGTTGCACGCTCGTAA
- a CDS encoding multiheme c-type cytochrome: MHRIFRAVAVKKTTLAVVFVALAWTWLGTVEDRTLAQDAKSQASIEKAFPNSNKCKRCHERVFEEWETSPLSRSIHSPAFRATLDAFLASPEGKDKALCFRCHAPHIREFQDHTQLFIDQVKSGDPQLDGVACAQCHLIKQVDRAKHPPEPKYEAPGSKTLYGPYKDFSQNLAHQSMELGLFKKSDLCLNCHQAVPSAANLGKANDLLGNWDQSKAVKSGKECQSCHMPEQTGESANGEKKRTVANHTFPGRIGKLRQEAAKLDVETKIEGDKTTVIVKVQSLVPHNLPTTHPAWASVVLDLVIKGKNLKTVFSDKRIYGRVYHNAKGEKTQFDFEAVKVVEDTVLKPEELRVETFTFPTPKETRTFDVEATLSYAPITGPAPFLQRIEAESSKGTSDPVFQPIEIVTRTENVPIAR; encoded by the coding sequence ATGCATAGGATCTTTCGCGCCGTAGCGGTGAAGAAGACGACCTTGGCGGTCGTGTTTGTCGCATTGGCCTGGACCTGGCTTGGAACGGTGGAAGACCGTACGCTCGCCCAGGACGCGAAGTCTCAAGCTTCGATCGAGAAAGCATTTCCCAATTCCAATAAATGCAAACGGTGCCACGAACGCGTGTTCGAGGAGTGGGAGACGTCCCCCCTTTCCAGGTCCATCCATTCGCCGGCCTTTCGGGCCACGCTGGACGCGTTTCTCGCTTCGCCGGAGGGAAAAGACAAGGCGCTGTGTTTCCGGTGCCACGCTCCGCACATCCGGGAATTTCAGGATCACACCCAGCTCTTTATCGACCAAGTCAAATCGGGCGATCCGCAACTGGACGGGGTCGCGTGCGCGCAGTGCCACCTGATCAAACAGGTGGATCGTGCCAAGCATCCGCCGGAGCCGAAGTACGAAGCTCCTGGCAGCAAGACTCTCTATGGTCCGTACAAGGACTTTTCGCAGAACTTGGCGCACCAATCGATGGAACTGGGGCTGTTCAAGAAGTCGGACCTTTGCCTGAACTGTCATCAGGCGGTTCCCTCCGCTGCCAACCTCGGGAAAGCGAATGATTTACTTGGAAATTGGGACCAGAGCAAAGCCGTCAAGTCCGGGAAGGAATGCCAGTCCTGTCATATGCCCGAGCAGACGGGCGAATCGGCCAATGGCGAGAAAAAACGGACCGTCGCAAACCATACGTTCCCCGGCCGTATCGGAAAGCTTCGGCAGGAAGCGGCAAAGCTCGACGTAGAGACGAAGATCGAAGGCGACAAGACGACCGTCATTGTGAAGGTTCAGAGCCTGGTGCCTCACAATCTTCCGACCACTCACCCCGCATGGGCGAGCGTTGTGCTGGATCTGGTCATCAAGGGTAAGAACCTCAAGACCGTCTTTTCCGACAAGCGGATTTACGGCCGGGTTTATCACAATGCCAAAGGTGAAAAGACCCAATTTGATTTCGAGGCGGTGAAGGTCGTCGAAGACACGGTGTTAAAGCCGGAAGAATTACGGGTCGAAACCTTCACGTTTCCCACCCCGAAGGAAACCAGGACGTTCGATGTCGAGGCGACGTTGAGTTATGCGCCGATCACCGGACCGGCTCCCTTCCTTCAGCGTATTGAGGCTGAGTCTTCCAAGGGCACTTCGGACCCCGTCTTCCAACCGATCGAGATCGTTACGAGGACCGAAAACGTCCCGATCGCCAGGTAG
- a CDS encoding ethylbenzene dehydrogenase-related protein, giving the protein MGRMTTKTASRSLLALFSFILVVAGVLGGLGIPLVSSEGMVIRAHYAQGDLPSTPEDAAWAKISPMTLPLSGQIITRPVWPEPTARALTVRAVHNGTDLAFLLEWQDNTKNDRLTPGTFRDGVAIGLPLGDAPAFFCMGQLDHYINIWHWKADWQSDIDRRAARNTDKQREGVRTFEVIPRRVSSVEDLIGGGFSTLTTKEKQGRVQGKALWKDGVWHVVMRRPLVSEEQENEAKLIPGRVQTVSFAVWNGENKERNGQKAVAPWFQLSIDPANL; this is encoded by the coding sequence ATGGGACGTATGACGACGAAGACGGCTTCCCGTTCTCTTCTGGCGCTCTTCTCTTTTATCCTCGTCGTCGCGGGCGTCCTCGGAGGACTGGGGATTCCTTTGGTCAGTTCGGAGGGGATGGTGATCCGGGCGCATTATGCGCAGGGTGATCTCCCGTCGACTCCCGAGGATGCCGCGTGGGCAAAAATTTCACCGATGACGCTGCCGCTCAGCGGCCAGATCATCACCAGGCCGGTTTGGCCCGAGCCGACGGCGCGGGCGTTGACGGTTCGAGCCGTCCATAACGGCACCGACTTGGCCTTCCTCCTTGAGTGGCAGGACAATACCAAGAACGATCGGCTCACCCCCGGTACTTTTCGAGATGGAGTGGCGATCGGCCTTCCATTGGGAGACGCCCCGGCCTTTTTCTGCATGGGGCAACTCGATCACTACATCAACATCTGGCACTGGAAAGCCGATTGGCAGAGCGATATTGATCGTCGTGCGGCCAGGAATACGGATAAGCAGCGGGAAGGAGTCCGGACGTTCGAGGTGATCCCAAGGCGCGTGTCGTCGGTGGAGGATCTCATCGGAGGGGGATTCAGCACGTTGACCACCAAAGAGAAACAAGGGCGCGTGCAGGGCAAGGCCCTGTGGAAAGACGGGGTCTGGCACGTCGTCATGCGAAGGCCGCTGGTAAGCGAAGAGCAGGAGAACGAAGCGAAATTGATTCCTGGGCGAGTGCAGACCGTGTCTTTTGCCGTATGGAACGGTGAGAACAAGGAGCGGAACGGCCAAAAGGCGGTGGCCCCCTGGTTTCAGCTGTCGATCGATCCTGCCAATCTTTAA
- a CDS encoding PDZ domain-containing protein, with translation MKARTKALHPWRAFFLCAGLWGGLMGFLVVSQVEAVDQSPMTEDEAAKLGEEFGVVVGEVDEEIQKELKLQRPQGVAVFEVIGNSRADYAGIKVRSVIKEIDKTEIKNMPEFGRAIKKAMKECNFTVGTYEPADPGDPVGWGVNFHFVGCKRD, from the coding sequence ATGAAAGCCCGTACAAAGGCCCTTCATCCCTGGAGGGCCTTTTTTCTGTGTGCCGGTTTATGGGGAGGATTGATGGGATTTCTGGTGGTGTCGCAGGTCGAAGCAGTCGATCAAAGTCCCATGACGGAGGATGAGGCCGCCAAGCTTGGTGAAGAATTCGGCGTCGTCGTCGGTGAAGTCGACGAAGAGATACAGAAGGAGTTGAAGCTCCAGCGGCCCCAAGGCGTCGCGGTCTTTGAAGTCATCGGAAACTCGCGGGCCGACTACGCAGGAATCAAAGTTCGGTCGGTGATCAAGGAGATCGACAAGACCGAGATCAAGAACATGCCGGAATTCGGACGAGCGATCAAGAAGGCCATGAAAGAGTGCAATTTTACGGTCGGGACGTATGAACCGGCTGATCCCGGCGATCCGGTCGGCTGGGGGGTGAATTTCCACTTCGTGGGCTGTAAGAGAGATTAG
- a CDS encoding multiheme c-type cytochrome has translation MQGRRRIITAAFLFLAIGVIGLFHDRAIAEKADGQASGDWISEIEKIFIRSEDCKQCHDRHYEEWKGAREQTPDLKTFGRVDAALLHGTSLESPVFRTVLGLWIQTNPTAEERTRCLSCHVPSTTVFPQHAEKMVTQVLAGKPKIEGIGCASCHLIKSVQTTAAPPPTFVIEPDKTMYGPYADPEENLVHPAMQSDLYRGANFCASCHFDKVKDVTQKNLPGEILQGTICQDCHMEPSTGSSTSKRGAMTRSIGRHWFRGVVIPGTLLKNRNLQAEWMPRIDIETAKSSANVEGTVLVKVGSLPHSFPDGDPILKQFFLEITVKDIRGAVLASETKRFGLGYDKILRGPIPDPFIKGGNTRKVPFSLAVPAGGSPTLIEAVLSYGLIPDPAPELKKQYLATLPDDKDREAAMKVIEEYTQPRMLTYRAKNL, from the coding sequence GTGCAAGGCAGACGACGGATCATCACCGCAGCATTCCTATTCCTGGCGATCGGCGTGATCGGTCTCTTTCACGATCGCGCGATCGCCGAAAAGGCTGACGGGCAGGCATCCGGCGATTGGATTTCCGAGATCGAGAAAATCTTCATCCGCTCGGAGGATTGCAAGCAGTGCCACGATCGCCACTATGAAGAGTGGAAGGGCGCGCGGGAACAGACTCCGGATCTGAAGACGTTCGGCCGTGTGGATGCGGCTCTCCTGCACGGGACGTCGCTGGAATCGCCGGTCTTCCGAACCGTGTTGGGTTTGTGGATTCAAACGAATCCGACGGCCGAGGAGCGCACGCGCTGTTTGTCGTGCCATGTGCCGTCAACCACCGTGTTTCCCCAGCATGCGGAAAAAATGGTGACGCAAGTCCTGGCCGGCAAGCCGAAGATCGAGGGGATCGGCTGCGCCTCCTGTCACCTCATCAAGTCCGTCCAGACGACTGCCGCGCCGCCGCCGACGTTCGTGATTGAGCCGGACAAGACCATGTACGGTCCCTATGCGGACCCCGAGGAAAATTTGGTTCATCCGGCCATGCAATCCGATCTGTACCGAGGGGCGAATTTCTGCGCGTCATGTCATTTCGACAAGGTCAAGGACGTGACACAGAAGAACCTTCCCGGAGAGATCCTGCAGGGCACGATTTGCCAGGACTGCCATATGGAGCCTTCGACGGGCAGTTCCACCTCGAAGCGCGGGGCGATGACGCGTTCGATCGGCCGTCACTGGTTCCGCGGGGTCGTCATTCCCGGTACCCTATTGAAGAACCGGAATCTGCAGGCAGAATGGATGCCGCGGATCGATATCGAAACCGCCAAGTCTTCGGCCAATGTGGAAGGAACGGTCTTGGTCAAGGTGGGAAGCCTTCCACACAGTTTTCCGGACGGTGATCCGATCCTCAAGCAGTTCTTTCTCGAAATTACCGTGAAAGACATCCGCGGCGCCGTATTGGCCTCGGAAACGAAGCGGTTCGGATTAGGCTACGACAAAATCCTCCGTGGCCCCATCCCTGATCCGTTCATCAAAGGCGGAAACACCAGAAAAGTGCCGTTTTCGCTTGCAGTGCCCGCGGGAGGAAGCCCCACGCTGATCGAGGCGGTCTTGAGCTACGGATTGATCCCGGACCCCGCTCCCGAATTGAAAAAGCAATACCTGGCCACGCTTCCCGATGACAAGGACCGAGAGGCTGCGATGAAAGTCATCGAAGAATACACGCAGCCACGCATGCTGACCTATCGGGCCAAGAATCTCTAG
- a CDS encoding TorD/DmsD family molecular chaperone, with amino-acid sequence MTSKQPVQNPSASGTAVISTPTPIKDSPAVERALNRSKIYLLVSWSLLYPEDDEFLDYVQCGEFVEDGRAAVEALEKALDGIDGDRAKQKLNALKKQFDQLEKLVASECVNWHLTDLQSEHRRVFSNVITLDCPPYETLFGNDHVFAQSHVMGDIAGFYKAFGVELSKDIHERLDHLSVEFEFMHFLAYKESYSRCHDGTDKTQIVVEAQKKFVKNHIGRWVPLFCRMLVKKADSGLFKLVADLTADWMDFEAAFLGVTPQPYSETDYRPATFNAPEGQTYECGAQDQGNELSLLLNETGAQDFMEQGEKNKNKEEGGPVGTA; translated from the coding sequence ATGACGAGTAAACAGCCGGTACAAAATCCCTCCGCTTCCGGAACGGCCGTCATCTCGACCCCGACGCCGATCAAAGACTCTCCCGCCGTCGAACGTGCCCTCAATCGCAGCAAGATTTACCTTCTCGTATCGTGGAGCTTGTTGTACCCTGAAGACGACGAGTTCCTCGACTACGTGCAATGCGGTGAATTTGTCGAGGATGGTCGCGCAGCGGTCGAAGCCTTGGAGAAGGCGCTTGACGGCATCGACGGGGATCGGGCCAAGCAGAAATTGAACGCATTAAAAAAGCAGTTCGATCAGCTGGAAAAGCTCGTCGCTTCGGAATGCGTCAATTGGCATCTGACCGATCTCCAGTCGGAGCATCGCCGGGTCTTCAGCAACGTGATCACCTTGGATTGCCCGCCCTACGAAACGCTTTTCGGTAACGACCACGTGTTCGCCCAATCCCATGTCATGGGGGACATCGCGGGTTTTTACAAAGCGTTCGGCGTGGAATTGTCGAAGGACATTCACGAGCGGCTCGATCATTTGAGTGTTGAGTTTGAGTTCATGCATTTTCTGGCATACAAGGAATCCTATTCGCGTTGTCACGATGGAACCGACAAGACGCAGATCGTCGTGGAGGCGCAGAAAAAATTCGTCAAGAACCACATCGGTCGGTGGGTTCCGTTGTTCTGCCGTATGCTGGTCAAGAAAGCTGATTCAGGGCTGTTCAAACTGGTAGCTGATCTGACCGCAGATTGGATGGACTTCGAGGCTGCTTTTCTCGGCGTCACTCCTCAGCCGTATTCCGAAACGGATTACCGCCCTGCCACGTTCAATGCTCCGGAAGGGCAGACGTACGAATGCGGTGCGCAGGACCAGGGAAATGAGCTCAGCCTGTTGTTGAATGAGACGGGCGCACAGGATTTTATGGAGCAAGGGGAGAAGAACAAAAACAAGGAGGAGGGGGGACCCGTCGGGACTGCGTAA
- a CDS encoding tetratricopeptide repeat protein, with translation MSDDTSVPVEQSRAAVDPNDQPLNPDEEIAEIEKLLAAEPDDFQARCRLGELYFSKGRLDDALVEVKKSIEMAEGLRAEMNRSLAMYYSNLGTIYATKNMSDEAETEFKHALDVFQYDVLALFNLGRVYADKKKYMEAKGYYERLVEITPDDPIAWYNIAGVYVDLDNPQVSDYNTIDMAIQCYLRTLELDPKHLEASFKLMELALNHKKSDLAIKVMEDAVEQNPDEPLAYYNLISVYDKCKMFEQAEQARQRLKERFAKRSKESSPS, from the coding sequence ATGAGCGATGATACGAGTGTGCCGGTAGAGCAGAGCCGCGCGGCGGTCGATCCGAACGATCAGCCGTTGAATCCTGACGAAGAAATTGCCGAAATTGAGAAGCTGTTGGCGGCGGAACCTGACGATTTCCAGGCCCGTTGCCGTCTGGGCGAGTTGTATTTCAGCAAGGGGCGTCTCGACGACGCGCTCGTGGAGGTCAAGAAATCCATCGAAATGGCCGAAGGGCTGCGCGCAGAAATGAATCGGTCGCTGGCCATGTACTACTCGAATCTGGGGACGATCTATGCGACCAAGAACATGTCGGACGAGGCGGAGACGGAATTCAAGCACGCCCTTGACGTGTTCCAATACGACGTGTTGGCGCTCTTCAATCTTGGCCGAGTCTATGCGGACAAGAAGAAGTACATGGAAGCCAAGGGATACTACGAGCGGCTCGTGGAGATCACGCCGGATGACCCCATCGCCTGGTACAATATCGCCGGGGTTTATGTGGATCTCGATAACCCGCAGGTCTCCGACTACAATACAATCGACATGGCCATCCAGTGCTACCTGCGCACGCTTGAACTGGATCCGAAGCACCTTGAAGCCAGTTTCAAGCTGATGGAGCTGGCGTTGAATCACAAGAAGTCCGATCTCGCCATCAAGGTCATGGAAGATGCGGTCGAACAGAATCCCGACGAGCCGTTGGCGTACTACAATCTCATCAGCGTGTATGATAAGTGTAAAATGTTCGAACAGGCTGAACAGGCGCGCCAGCGTTTGAAAGAGCGGTTTGCCAAACGGAGCAAGGAAAGCAGCCCGTCCTGA
- a CDS encoding ethylbenzene dehydrogenase-related protein: protein MRVVQTHNKSVVFGILLSALIVGVMLTIGQVPLAVSQPVTIPAKAVKGPIPMDGANPLWESVPGVIVPLSGQLITTPMHPNISVKSVFVKSMTNGKELGLRVEWSDQTKNDTTIGPQDFRDQVAIMFPVNTSGAPPFQCMGQSGGTTNIWRWNAEWQKDLGKDSAGIWDVDDQYPGIFWDYYFEEPAGGVTYPDRIGRSLGPFNPGIWSGNIMSDPTLRVSSVEDLNANGFSTLTTQAHQDVIGNGVWEPSGSVKGGGYTGPTWRVVVKRTLETGDANDTQFKAGMSVPIAFAVWDGNNIERNGMKALSTWFTLKLP from the coding sequence ATGAGAGTAGTGCAGACACACAACAAGTCTGTGGTGTTTGGCATTCTTCTCTCTGCCCTGATCGTGGGCGTGATGCTGACGATTGGGCAGGTACCCTTGGCTGTCAGCCAGCCGGTGACGATTCCGGCCAAGGCGGTGAAGGGCCCCATTCCGATGGATGGTGCGAACCCGCTGTGGGAGAGCGTGCCTGGCGTGATCGTGCCCTTGAGCGGGCAGTTGATCACGACGCCGATGCATCCGAATATTTCCGTCAAGTCGGTGTTCGTAAAGTCCATGACGAACGGCAAGGAGCTCGGGTTGCGGGTGGAGTGGAGCGATCAGACCAAGAACGATACGACGATCGGTCCGCAGGACTTCCGCGATCAGGTGGCGATCATGTTCCCGGTTAATACCTCGGGTGCGCCGCCGTTCCAGTGCATGGGTCAGTCCGGTGGAACCACCAACATCTGGCGGTGGAACGCGGAGTGGCAAAAGGATCTCGGAAAAGACAGCGCCGGTATTTGGGACGTGGACGATCAATATCCCGGCATCTTCTGGGACTACTACTTTGAAGAGCCGGCCGGCGGCGTGACCTATCCGGACCGGATTGGTCGCAGCCTTGGTCCCTTCAATCCCGGTATCTGGTCGGGCAACATCATGTCCGATCCAACGTTGCGTGTGAGTTCGGTGGAAGACCTGAATGCCAACGGATTCAGCACGTTGACGACGCAAGCGCATCAGGATGTCATTGGAAACGGCGTGTGGGAACCGTCTGGATCCGTCAAGGGCGGTGGCTATACCGGTCCGACCTGGCGTGTAGTCGTTAAGCGTACCCTGGAAACAGGTGATGCCAATGACACGCAGTTCAAGGCAGGTATGTCCGTTCCTATCGCATTCGCCGTGTGGGACGGCAACAACATCGAGCGTAACGGCATGAAGGCGCTCTCCACATGGTTCACGCTCAAGCTTCCATAA
- the tatA gene encoding twin-arginine translocase TatA/TatE family subunit, with protein MFGSLGFTELILILFIVLIIFGAGKLPQLGEGIGKAIKGFKKSVHEAEAIEAEAQQATQQQAATPQQAIPSASPQAPVADQPAPQPVSHA; from the coding sequence ATGTTTGGGAGTCTTGGTTTTACAGAGTTGATCCTCATCCTGTTCATCGTATTGATCATTTTCGGCGCCGGTAAGCTCCCGCAATTGGGAGAAGGAATCGGGAAGGCCATCAAGGGATTCAAGAAGTCCGTCCATGAGGCGGAGGCGATTGAAGCGGAGGCACAGCAGGCGACTCAGCAACAGGCGGCGACCCCGCAGCAGGCCATCCCGTCAGCATCTCCGCAGGCGCCGGTGGCGGATCAACCGGCTCCGCAGCCGGTGTCCCACGCATAG